In Streptomyces nojiriensis, the sequence TCGCCCGTCAGGTTGATCGCGGTGGAGGTGGCGCCGTGGTACGAGCGGTACGCGGACAGCACCTTGGGCCGGCCGGTGTGCAGCCGGGCCATGCGGACGGCGTTCTCCACGGCCTCGGCACCGGCATTGGTGAAGAAGATCTTGTCGAGGTCGCCGGGGGTGCGCTCGGCGATCAGCCGGGCCGCCTCGGAGCGCACGTCGACGGCGAAGCCGGGCGCGACGGTGCACAGCTTGGCCGCCTGCTCCTGGATGGCCGCGGTGACCTTCGGGTGCTGGTAGCCGATGTTCGTGTAGACGAGGGCGCTGGAGAAGTCGAGGAAGCGGTTGCCCTGGTAGTCCCAGAAGTACGAACCCTCGGCGCCGGCCACGGCGAGCGGGTCGATGAGCTCCTGCGCCGACCAGGAGTGGAAGACATGCTTCCGGTCAGCGTCTTTCACGGCGGCGAGGGCGTCGGCTTCTGCGTTCATGAAACGAGCGTAGTTGTCCATGATGTGGACGGGGCGGGGGTCGGCACCCGGGCACCCGTGCCGGCTCAGGCCAGGGCCTCGCCGTACAGGCGGAACAGCCGGGGCCCGGTGGCCGGGGCGGCGGCCCCCAGCCCGGCCCAGGCCTCGGACGCCGCCGCCCGGGCCGTCGTGCCCGGCCACGGCTGCGGCAGCAGCTCCGGCGGGAGCAGCGGATCGGGGAGCATCGCGGCGGAGAAGGCGGCGGCCAGTGTCACGGCGTGCGCCAGCCCGTCGGCCCGGCCGGGCCCGGCAGGCTGCTCCGCGAGCGCGCGGAGCTCCCCGTACCGCGCCGCGATCTCCGGCAGCGGCCACAGCCGCTCCGCCAGGGCGCGCGGGTCCGAGGTGCCGCCCACCGCCAGGTCCCGGGTGCTCAGGCAGGTCAGCGCCTCCGACAGGCCCAGCTCCGCCGCGTGCGCCCGCACGTACGGGCCGATCGCGTTCGGCGTGACGTACAGACCGCCCTGGACCGGCGCCGCTCCCAGCCCGGTCAGCGCGTCCCGCAGGGAGTCCCGCGCGGCCCGCGCGGACTCCGGTACGGCGAAGGCGAACGCGTGCCAGAGCCCGTCCCACGGCTCCAGCCCCCGGTCCTGCCGGTAGGCGTGCCGGACGAACTCCACCTCCGGCACGAGCGGCAGTCCGGCCCCCGGCTCCGCGCCCGACAGGCGCAGCACGGCCCGCCGGCCGCGCCCCTCCACCGTGAACCGGCCCTCGGCCTCCAGGCGCTTCACGCACAGCCGCACCTGCTGGTCGGTCATCCCGAGCAGGGCGGCGACCTCGTACAGCTCCTCGCCCGCGACCGTCCCGTCCTCCCGGACCAGCGCGTGCACCACCATCCGCGTGGGGATCCCGCTCATCGTGCCGCCACCTCCTTGTGCATCGTCGTCACGCCCCCGAATCCCAGCACGTCCCGCAGCCAGGGCGTGCGCTGCACCCGTACCGCGCGGAACCCGTGCTTCTCGTAGAGCTCCCGCGCCCGCGGGTTCTCCGCGACCACGTCCAGCCTGATCCGCCGGCACCGCTGCTCCACGGCGATCGCCTCGATCTCCCGCAGCAGCAGGCCGCCGATGCCCCGGCTCCGCTCGGCGGGGTCCACGGCGATGCCGTCCATGACCAGCTCGCCGCGGGCCGGGGTGCGTTCCAGCAGGGCCAGCAGGACCACCCGGTACAGGCCCCGGACCCGCCCGTACTGGGCCATGACCGCGGCCGCGTCGCCGCCGACCAGGCCGCGCCCGGCCAGCTGGTAGCCCGCCACGCCGACCACCCGGCCGCCCCCCTGGCCGTCGCCGCCGGACAGTGCGGTCACCGCCCGGTCCGGGTGCAGGTGCCCGGCGATGAAGCGCCGTCCGGCCTCCGCGGGGCCGAGCGCGAGGCCCAGCTTTCCCCCGAAGGCCTCCCAGTACAGCTCGGCGACGCGCGGAGCGGCCCCTTCGGGCAGCCCGCGCCGTACCTCCACGCTCTCCGTCGTCATACGTGCAAGCGTAATACGTTCATTGCCGTTACGATCGTTTTTGATGTGAGCGAACGAGTGTGTGAATCCACGAGCGAGGAATCCGGAGCCGAGATGACCGAGCCCCCCGTACCCGCAACGGCCCGCAGACTGCGCCGGGCACTGCTGTCCGGCCTCCTCATGGCCCTCACCACCGCCCTCCTCCTCACCGGTGTCGTCCTGTGGCAGCACGACTACGGCCTCCACGAGGAGCGCGTCACGGTCCCCGCCGCCGGCCACGACCTCCCCGGGGTGCTCGCCACCCCGGCCGGCCGGGGCCCCGGGCCCTTCCCGCTGGTCGTCCTCGTGCACGGCGACGGCGGGATCGACGCCACCCACGACGGCTTCTACCGCCCCTACTGGGAGGCGTTCGCCCGGGCCGGTTACGCCTCGCTCTCCCTCGACAAGCCCGCCGACTGGCTCGGCCAGACCATGGACGACCGGGCCCGCGAGAGCGTCGACGCCCTCACCTGGGCGGCCCGCACCCGGCCCGAGATCGACCCCGCCCGCATCGGCCTGTGGGGCGCCAGCCAGGCCGGCTGGGTCATGCCCAAGGTGGTGGCGCGGGCCCCCGCCCCCGGGGTGCGCTTCGTCATCGCGGTCGGCACCGCCGTGAACTGGGAGCGCCAGGGCGAGTACCACCTGCGGTCCGAGCTCCGGGCGGCCGGAGCCGGCGCCGACCGCACGGCGGCCGCCCTGCGCACCCGGGAGGCCACGCTGTCGCTGCTGCGGCGCGGTGCGACGTACGAGGAGTACCGCGCGAGTCCCGGCGCCGACCGGGAACTCACCCCGGAGCGCTGGACGTTCATCAGCCGCAACCACACCGCGGACATGACCGCCGACCTGCGGGCGATGCCGCCCGTCCCGGTGCTGCTGATCTCCGGCGCCGACGACCTGAACGTGGACGGCGCCGAGACCGAGGCGCTCCACCGGAGCGTGCTGCCCCCCGGCACCCTCACGGTCCGCCGTTATCCGGGGGCGACCCACTCCCTGCTGCGCACCGAGGTCGAGCGCTCCTCCTGGCGGCTCCCTGACGGCGGTGTTCGCCCCGCGCGCCCTCTTCCCGCCCGGCCTCCTCGCGGACCAGGAGCGTTTCCTGCGGGAGCTCAACCGCTCAGGGTGACCCGCGCGAGGTCCCGTACGGCCGCCGGCCGCGGCGCGTCGCCGGCGTCCCCGTACCGCGCGTACTCCTCGTACGCGTCGCCGAGCGCGGCGCGCGCCGCGCCCTCCACCCGTGCCGCGTCGGGGCGCGAGTGGTCCGGCCCGCCGCGCACGGCGAGGGCCGCGGCCAGCAGCCGGGCCGCCTCCCGCGGCCGGTCCAGCCGGACCGCCTGGTCCGCGACGCCCACCAGCACCTGGGCGAGCGTCGGCGCGTGCCCGCAGGACACGGCCAGCTCCAGCGCCTCGGCGCGGTGGGCGCGGGCGGCGGCCAACGCACCGTCCGCCGCGTCCAGGTACCCGAGGGAGTCGAGCACCACCGCCTCGAACACCGGGTGCACGGCGACCTCGCGCACCGCCTCCCTGGCCCGCGCCAGTTCGGCCCGGGCCGACGCCGGTTCGCCGTTCCAGCGCTCCAGGTCCGCCTTGCCGTGCGCCATCATGGCCAGCGCCTCGGGCCAGCCCGCCGCCACCGCGTCCCGCTCCGCCCGGGCCATCACCGCAGCGCTGCCCGCCGGGTCCCCGGCCAGCCGGCACAGCTGCGCCTGCCGGACCCAGGCGTACAGCCGGTCCTCGACGACGCCCAGCTCGCCGATCACCGCCACGGCCTCCTCGTAGTGGCCGATCGCCGCGCGGTGGTCGCCGCGCCGGGCCACCAGATCGGCCAGCAGCGTCAGCGCGAAGGAGATCCCCCACCGTTCCCCGAGCCCGCGGAACCCGGCCAGGGCCGCCTCGATCGAGGCCTGCGCCCGCGTGGGCGGGCCGCCGGCCCCGAGCAGGGTCTTGGCGCCCTCCAGCCCGGCCTGCGCCCGCACCCAGGGGTCCTCGTCGGCCAGCAGCCCCGCCCACGCGTCCGCCGGGTCCGCCGAGCCCCCGTCGGCCCCGCGCAGCAGCCGCTCCAGCGGCTCCAGGAAGCGGACCACCGGATGCCGGCTCCCGCTGCGTCCGGCGAGCAGCAGCCCCTGGCGGAGCAGTTCGCCGGTCCGCCGGTCGTCACCGAGTCCGGCCGTCGCGAAGAGCACCGCCAGCGCGCAGGCCACGGCGCGGGCCTCGTCGTCCCCGTCGTCCCCGTCCGCCCCGTCGTCCCCATCTGTCCCGTCCGCCTCGTCCGGAGCGGGCAACGCGAGGGCCCGCGCAGCCAGTTCGGCGCCTTCCGCCTTGTGCCCGCCGAGCCACCAGTACCACCCGGCCGCCGCCACCAGCCGTACGGCCGCCCGCGCGTCGCCCGCCGCGATCGCGCCCCGCAGCGCAGCGGCCAGGTTGTCGTGCTCCTCGGTGAGCCGCCCGAGCCACTCCAGCTGCTCCGCCCGCCGCAGGTACGGGTCCGCGGTCCGGGCCAGCCCGGTGAAGTACGCGGCGTGCGCGCGGCGGACCGCCTCCCGCTCACCGGCCTCTTCGAGCCGTTCCAGCCCGTACGCGCGGATCGTCTCCAGCATCCGGTAGCGCCCGTCGCCCGCCGTCACCAGCAGGGACTTGTCGGCCAGCGAGGTGATCAGGTCGAGCACGTCGTACGCGTCGACCGGGCCGCCCGCGCAGACCCCCTCGGCCGTCTCCACCGTGGCGCCGCCGGGGAATGCGGCGAGCCTGCGCAGCAGCACCCGCTCGGCCTCCGTCAGCAGCTCCCAGCTCCAGTCGACCACCGCGCGCAGGGTCCGGTGCTGGCGCGGAGCCGTTCGCGCGCCGCCGGTCAGCAGCCGGAAGCGGTCGTCGAGCCGCGCCGCGAGCTGCTCGGCGCTCATCGTGCGCAGCCGGGCCGCCGCCAGTTCGACGGCCAGCGGCATCCCGTCGAGGGCCCGGCAGATCCGGGTCACGGCGGGGGCGTTCTCCTCGGTGACGGCGAAGCCGGAACGGGCCGCCGCCGCCCGGTCGTTCAGCAGCCGCACCGCCGCGTACGACAGGGCCTGCGCCGCGTCGGCGCCCTCGGGCGGGAGGTCCAGCGGACGCACCGGCCACAGCGCCTCGCCGGTGAGGCCGAGCGGCTCCCGGCTGGTCGCCAGGATGCGCAGTCCCGGGCAGGCGCCGAGCAGCCGGTCGGCCGTCGCGGCGGCCGCTTCGATCAGGTGCTCGCAGTTGTCGAGGACCAGCAGCGCGGTGCGGGTGCGCAGGGCCGCGGTGAGCCGGTCCAGCGGGTCACCCGCGGCGGGCGCCTGGTCCCGCAGGGCCAGCGCGTTCAGGACGGCGGGCGCTACGTCGGCCGCCGCGCCCAGCGGTCCCAGCTCCACCAGCCAGACGCCGTCGGGGAAGCGGGCGAGCAGCGGGCGGGCGCTCTGCAGGGCCAGCCGGGACTTCCCGGCGCCGCCGGGGCCGATGAGCGTGGTGAGCCGGAACCGGCCCATGAGGGAGTCGACTTGGCTGAGGTCCTCGTCGCGGCCCACGAAACTGGCCAGTCCGGCCCGGAGGTTGGTCGGTGGTGACGGCAGTGGAGACGCTGGCGCGTCGGGGTCCGGCGGCGGTCCGGTGGCCCCGGGCGGCGGACCCGCGGGGACCTCGACCTGTCCGCGCAGTACGGCGGTGTGCAGGGCGGACAGCTCCGGGGAGGGGTCCGTCCCGAGCTCCTCGGCGAGGGCCGCGCGCGCGTTTCCGTAGACGGTGAGCGCCTCGGCGGGCCGTCCGGCCGCGACGAGGGCCCGCATCAGTGCCCCGACGAGCTTTTCCCGCAAGGGGTGTTCGGCGACGAGTGAGGTGAGCTCGCCGGTCAGCTCCCGGCCGCGTCCCAGCCGTAGATCCGCCTCGATCCGGTCCTCCAGGGCCGCCATCCGCAGCTCCGACAGCCGGGTCACCGGGGCCCGGAAGGACGCGGAGGCCGCGACGTCCAGCAGGGCCGGGCCGCGCCACAGCTCCAGGGCGTCGCGGAGCAGTCGTGCCGCGGCGGCGGGGTCCCGGGCCAGTGCCCCGCGGCCTGCCGAGGCCAGCCGTTCGAAGCGGACCACGTCCACCGCGTCGGGCGCGACCACCAGGCGGTATCCGGCCGGGTGCGCCGCCACCTCCACGGCGGGCAGGGCCCGGCGCAGCCGTGACACCAGTGCCTGAAGGGCGTTGGCGGCGCCGGCCGGTGGAGCGTCCTGCCAGATCCCGTCGATCAGGAGCTCGGAGGCCACCACCCGCCCCGGCTCGAGCGCCAGCAGGATCAGCAGGGCCCGCAGGCGGGTCCCCCCGACCGCGACGCCGCTTCCGTCCTCGCCCCGTACGTCCAGGGCCCCCAGCATCGAGATCCGCATGGCGACATTGTGCGGCGCCGTTCGGCGGCATTGCCATGGCATTGTCCGGCACGGGTCGCCGGGGACGGCCCCCGCAGGTGAATTGCGGGCGGCCGTCCTCCGGTGCGGGACGGACGGTGGGTTATTTGTCGGAGTAGCTGAAGTCCCCGACGGTCCAGGCGCTGACGTCCTTGACCGCGATCCGGTACATTCCGCCGGTTTCGGGGATGCCCAGGGTGCCCTGGAGGATGCGCGCCACGTGGAAATGAAGGTGTGAGGGTGCCTCGGCCGGCTGTCTGTCGCCGCGTCCGGGAGAGCTGAAGATCTCGGCGAACGGGCCCAGCTGGTCGGAGTCGCGCAGGACCTCGGCCACCCGCTGGCGCCAGACGCTCTCGGGGGCGAGGCGGCCTGTGATGACGGCGCCGTGGACCACGACGGTCAGGGACATCTGATTGGTCTGCTCCGACTCGACCATGGCGGCGAGATCGAGGAGCAGGTCGTCAGGGATCGACATGGGCACGGACTCTAGCAAGCGTGCTCGCGTACCGGCCGTGCTTCCGGGGAGTGGCCTGGTCGGCGCGCTCGGGGAGAAAAGGACGGCCGAGGCCCGCACCCCAGGGTGCGGACCTCGGCCGCGTCTGCGCGCCGACGCGGGCGCCGGCGTGGACCTCGGACGTCAGGCGTCGTGCGTCAGGCGGGAACGATGTTCTCGGCCTGCGGGCCCTTCTGGCCCTGCGTGACGTCGAAGGTAACCTTCTGGCCTTCCTGAAGCTCACGGAAGCCGGAAGAGGCGATGTTCGAGTAGTGGGCGAAGACGTCGGCGCCGCCGCCCTCCTGCTCGATGAAGCCGAAGCCCTTTTCCGCGTTGAACCACTTCACGGTGCCAGATGCCATATGAATTCTCCTTTGGGGCAGTGCCCGGATCCGCACTGTGCGGGCCCGGTGTCGCCGTGATGATTGCCCCGACCGGAACGAGTAGGTTTCACTTCATGCACCGGAAATAAAAAGTGCGCCCACCGAAAATCCGGTGAGAGCACTTGTAAGTTTTTGGGAACCACAACTGCAACGAACGTCACGGTAGCACAGCAGGTGTCGGCGGCCATGGAAATTCCGACGTGCCCCACTCTCGAATCCGCGCGCGCGAAGCGGAAATTCGAAACGGAAAATCATATGAACGCCGGAATGTTTTTCATGGAAGCGTTCCCGCCCCGGCGCCGCGACGGCGCCCGGAGGGCGATGTCCGGGACACGACCCCTGGCGGGGCGGGCTCGGTTAACGTCGCTCAGGTACCCGCCGGCCCGCGCGGGACCGGGGCCCGCCGCCCCGCATCCGTAGAGCAGGGAGTGCCCCGTGCCCCACGCAGTCGTCGACTACTCGGACTCGCTGACCGGTGCCTTCGACCGCCGGGCGTTCGCGCTCGAACTGCACGCGCTGGTGGTCGAGATCCTCGACACCGCGATCGGCAACTGCAAGACGCGCTTCCACCGGCTGGAGGAGTCCGTCGTCGGGGAAGGCACCGACGCCCGGGCGGTGGTCGTGCACGTCGAACTGGCCATCGCCCGGGGCCGTACGCCGCAGACCAAGTCGCGCCTGACCCGTGCGGTGCTGGAGCTGGTGGAGCGCCACACGGCGAAGGCCGCCGGCCTGGAGGTCCACGCCTCCGTGGACGTACGGGACCTGGGCGAGGCCTACACCAAGAGCGTGGCGACCCCCTGATCCGCCCCGAGGTGCCGCGGGGTGCCGCGGGACGCCCCGCCGGTACCGCCTACGCGCCGATGCGCAGCAGCGCGAGCGTGATGTTGTCGGGGCCGCCGGCGTCGATGGCGGCCCGCCACAGCTCGAACGCGGCCCGGCCGTCGTCGTGCACCCGCAGCAGCCCCTCGATCTCCTCGTTCGGCACCGGGTCGGTCAGCCCGTCGCTGCACACCAGGTAGCGATCCCCCTCGGCCACCGAGAAGGCCTCGATGTGCGGGGTGATCTCGTTGTACCCGCGGGTGCCGCCGAGGACCTGGGTGACCGCCGAGGTGGTGCGGTGCCCGGGGGCCGGCGGCGGGCTGTCGTCCACGCTGACCTGGCGCAGCCCGTCCTGCGCCGCGTGGAACACCTTGCTGTCGCCGACGTTGAACATCAGCAGCGAGTCCGCCAGGACGAGGGCGCCCGCGACCGTGGTCCCCATGGTGGCCAGCTCCGGCCGGCCCTCGGTCGCCGAGTACACGGCGCGGTTGCAGATGCTCAGCGCGTCACCGACGGCTTCCGGGCCGTCCAGCGTGGGCCCGAGCGAGGAGAGCTGGCGCACGACCAGCTCGCTGGCGACCTCGCCGGCCGGCTGGCCGCCGAGGCCGTCCGCGACCGCGACGACGAGCGGCCTGCCGAAGGGGAAGACCAGGGTCTGCGGATTCTGGGTCACGGTCCCGCACAGGGTCCACGGGCCGATGACGAGGCTGTCCTCGTTGTGCTCGCGCACCAGCCCGACATGACTCAGGGCGGTTACAGCTATGTACGGCACCTCGGCGTCCCGCCTCTAGGCCATCGCGACGGCTGCGGCGACGGCAACGGCTACGGCGACGGCCGCGCAACGGCACACGCGTCCGTCCTCACCATTGTCGCGCCGCTCCGGCATGCGGGCTCCGGCGTGCCGGAGCACCCTGGTCGTGGAGCCGCCTGTTCCCCGACCGGTGGCCCTGCGAGGAAGGACTGCCGCAGATGTTCGCGAGGCTGAGCACCTACCAGGGATCACCGGTCCCCGCGGAGGGAGACGTGGCTGCGCATTCGGAGGCGATTGTCAGGCAGGTCCAGGACGTTCCCGGGTTCCGGGGCGTCTACTACCTCGTCGACCGGGCCACGGGCATGGCCAAGACGCTGACCTTGTGGGACGACGAACGGACCATGTTGGACAGCGAGGAGCAGGCCGCCCGGATCCGCGAGCAGACCGCGCAGCGTGAGGGCCAGCGGATCGTCTCGGTCGAACGCTTCGAGGTGGGCTTCAGCCACCTGCAGCCGTAGCACGGCGCAGCGTGGAACGACGTGACGCACGAGGAGCGATGGCCATGGGCAAGCTCTCGATCGACCAGTTGCGAGAACGGGTACGCGGGGCGGTGGTCACCCCGGACGACGAGTCCTACGACGAGGCGCGCAAGGTCCACAACGCCATGATCGACCGGAGGCCGGCGGCCGTCGTGCACTGCGCCAACGCCGGGGACGTCATGGCCACGGTCGACTTCGCCCGCGAGAACGGGCTCGACCTCGCGGTGCGCGGCGGCGGGCACAGCGTGCCCGGCTTCGGTACCTGCGACGGCGGCGTGGTGGCCGACCTGTCCGGGATGCGGGGCGTCCGCGTCGATGCCGCGGGGCGCACGGCCCGCGCGGAGGGCGGGGCGACCTGGGGCGACTTCAACGCGGCCACGTACGCCTTCGGGCTGGCCACGACCGGCGGGATCATCTCCACCACCGGCATCGGCGGCCTCACCCTCGGCGGCGGCATCGGCTACCTGGCCCGCGGACTGGGCCTGAGCTGCGACAACCTGATCTCGGCCGATGTGGTGACCGCGGACGGCCGGCTCGTGGTGGCGAGCGAGGAGGAGAACGCCGACCTCTTCTGGGCGCTGCGCGGCGGTGGCGGCAACTTCGGCGCGGTGACCTCGTTCGAGTTCCGGCTGAGCCCCGTCAAGGACATCTACGGCGGACCGATGCTCTTCGAGCTGGCGGACGCTCCCACCGTGCTGCGCTCCTTCGCCGACCACATCGCCGACGCCCCGGAGGAACTCGGCGGCTTCCCGGCCTTCCAGATCGCCCCGCCGCTCCCGTTCATTCCGGAGGACCGGCACGGTGACACCTTCGCGCTGATCGTGGCGTGCTGGTCCGGGCCGCTCGACGAGGGGGAGCGCGCCGTCGGGGCCTTCCGGGACTTCGCGCCGGTGGTCGCCGAGCAGGTGGGCCCGATGCCCTACCCGGCGCTCAACAGTGCCTTCGACGCGCTCGTACCGCCCGGCCTCCAGCACTACTGGAAGGCCAATTTCGTCACCGAGCTCACCGACGACGTGATCGACGCGCACCTGCGGCACGCACCGGGCCTGCCGGCCGTGAACTCGACGGTCCACATCTACCCGATCAACGGCGCCTGCCACCGGGTCGCGCCGGACGCGACGGCCTTCGCCTACCGGGACGCCTCGTTCGCCACGGTGATCGCCGGCATGTGGCCCGACCCCGCCGCCAACGAGTCCGCGACCGCCTGGGTGCGCGACTACTACGAGGCGACCGCCCCGCACTCGGAGGAGGGCGGCTACATCAACTTCATGGCCGACGACGACCAGGACCGGATCCGGACCAACTACAAGGGCAACTACGACCGGCTGGTCGCGGTCAAGCGCGCCTACGACCCGGGGAACCTGTTCCACCTGAACCAGAACATCCGGCCCTAGGTCGGCCCCGGGTCGGCCCCGGGTCGGCCCAGGGCCGCGCGGAGCGGTGCGGATGCGGAGTCATCCCTCATCTGCATATTTTTGCCGGGTGTACCGGAAAGTCCGGTACACCCGGTTTGTCAGATTGAGGAAGGCCCCCATGAAGCGTTTCCCGGTGATCGGTGTGCTCTGCGTCGGCGCGATTCTCGGTCTCTCCGCGTGCTCTGACGACAGCAGCTCGCCCGCGGAGGAGGCCAGCCAGGCCGCGGCGGACCTCTGCACCGACCTGAATGCCCTCAAGGCCGACAACGCCAAGCTGAAGGCCCTGGACCCCGCCAACGCGACCAAGGACCAGGTCAAGGACGCCTACGAGGCCGTCCAGAAGGACTGGGCGAACGTCAAGGAGAACGCGGCCCAGCTGAAGGACGCGGAGCGCGCCGCGGTCCAGTCGGCCGCCGAGAACCTCAAGAAG encodes:
- a CDS encoding PaaX family transcriptional regulator C-terminal domain-containing protein, producing MSGIPTRMVVHALVREDGTVAGEELYEVAALLGMTDQQVRLCVKRLEAEGRFTVEGRGRRAVLRLSGAEPGAGLPLVPEVEFVRHAYRQDRGLEPWDGLWHAFAFAVPESARAARDSLRDALTGLGAAPVQGGLYVTPNAIGPYVRAHAAELGLSEALTCLSTRDLAVGGTSDPRALAERLWPLPEIAARYGELRALAEQPAGPGRADGLAHAVTLAAAFSAAMLPDPLLPPELLPQPWPGTTARAAASEAWAGLGAAAPATGPRLFRLYGEALA
- a CDS encoding GNAT family N-acetyltransferase, producing MTTESVEVRRGLPEGAAPRVAELYWEAFGGKLGLALGPAEAGRRFIAGHLHPDRAVTALSGGDGQGGGRVVGVAGYQLAGRGLVGGDAAAVMAQYGRVRGLYRVVLLALLERTPARGELVMDGIAVDPAERSRGIGGLLLREIEAIAVEQRCRRIRLDVVAENPRARELYEKHGFRAVRVQRTPWLRDVLGFGGVTTMHKEVAAR
- a CDS encoding AfsR/SARP family transcriptional regulator; amino-acid sequence: MRISMLGALDVRGEDGSGVAVGGTRLRALLILLALEPGRVVASELLIDGIWQDAPPAGAANALQALVSRLRRALPAVEVAAHPAGYRLVVAPDAVDVVRFERLASAGRGALARDPAAAARLLRDALELWRGPALLDVAASASFRAPVTRLSELRMAALEDRIEADLRLGRGRELTGELTSLVAEHPLREKLVGALMRALVAAGRPAEALTVYGNARAALAEELGTDPSPELSALHTAVLRGQVEVPAGPPPGATGPPPDPDAPASPLPSPPTNLRAGLASFVGRDEDLSQVDSLMGRFRLTTLIGPGGAGKSRLALQSARPLLARFPDGVWLVELGPLGAAADVAPAVLNALALRDQAPAAGDPLDRLTAALRTRTALLVLDNCEHLIEAAAATADRLLGACPGLRILATSREPLGLTGEALWPVRPLDLPPEGADAAQALSYAAVRLLNDRAAAARSGFAVTEENAPAVTRICRALDGMPLAVELAAARLRTMSAEQLAARLDDRFRLLTGGARTAPRQHRTLRAVVDWSWELLTEAERVLLRRLAAFPGGATVETAEGVCAGGPVDAYDVLDLITSLADKSLLVTAGDGRYRMLETIRAYGLERLEEAGEREAVRRAHAAYFTGLARTADPYLRRAEQLEWLGRLTEEHDNLAAALRGAIAAGDARAAVRLVAAAGWYWWLGGHKAEGAELAARALALPAPDEADGTDGDDGADGDDGDDEARAVACALAVLFATAGLGDDRRTGELLRQGLLLAGRSGSRHPVVRFLEPLERLLRGADGGSADPADAWAGLLADEDPWVRAQAGLEGAKTLLGAGGPPTRAQASIEAALAGFRGLGERWGISFALTLLADLVARRGDHRAAIGHYEEAVAVIGELGVVEDRLYAWVRQAQLCRLAGDPAGSAAVMARAERDAVAAGWPEALAMMAHGKADLERWNGEPASARAELARAREAVREVAVHPVFEAVVLDSLGYLDAADGALAAARAHRAEALELAVSCGHAPTLAQVLVGVADQAVRLDRPREAARLLAAALAVRGGPDHSRPDAARVEGAARAALGDAYEEYARYGDAGDAPRPAAVRDLARVTLSG
- a CDS encoding cold-shock protein → MASGTVKWFNAEKGFGFIEQEGGGADVFAHYSNIASSGFRELQEGQKVTFDVTQGQKGPQAENIVPA
- a CDS encoding 5-carboxymethyl-2-hydroxymuconate Delta-isomerase → MPHAVVDYSDSLTGAFDRRAFALELHALVVEILDTAIGNCKTRFHRLEESVVGEGTDARAVVVHVELAIARGRTPQTKSRLTRAVLELVERHTAKAAGLEVHASVDVRDLGEAYTKSVATP
- a CDS encoding PP2C family protein-serine/threonine phosphatase, translated to MPYIAVTALSHVGLVREHNEDSLVIGPWTLCGTVTQNPQTLVFPFGRPLVVAVADGLGGQPAGEVASELVVRQLSSLGPTLDGPEAVGDALSICNRAVYSATEGRPELATMGTTVAGALVLADSLLMFNVGDSKVFHAAQDGLRQVSVDDSPPPAPGHRTTSAVTQVLGGTRGYNEITPHIEAFSVAEGDRYLVCSDGLTDPVPNEEIEGLLRVHDDGRAAFELWRAAIDAGGPDNITLALLRIGA
- a CDS encoding FAD-binding oxidoreductase, which encodes MGKLSIDQLRERVRGAVVTPDDESYDEARKVHNAMIDRRPAAVVHCANAGDVMATVDFARENGLDLAVRGGGHSVPGFGTCDGGVVADLSGMRGVRVDAAGRTARAEGGATWGDFNAATYAFGLATTGGIISTTGIGGLTLGGGIGYLARGLGLSCDNLISADVVTADGRLVVASEEENADLFWALRGGGGNFGAVTSFEFRLSPVKDIYGGPMLFELADAPTVLRSFADHIADAPEELGGFPAFQIAPPLPFIPEDRHGDTFALIVACWSGPLDEGERAVGAFRDFAPVVAEQVGPMPYPALNSAFDALVPPGLQHYWKANFVTELTDDVIDAHLRHAPGLPAVNSTVHIYPINGACHRVAPDATAFAYRDASFATVIAGMWPDPAANESATAWVRDYYEATAPHSEEGGYINFMADDDQDRIRTNYKGNYDRLVAVKRAYDPGNLFHLNQNIRP